The Kaustia mangrovi genome has a segment encoding these proteins:
- a CDS encoding YceD family protein — MPGTQTVEFSRPLSVEEVPVEGQEVALEADEEERAALAGRLGLDGLKSLTAYLKVDGWQSGGLHVSGSLAAEAEQTCVVTLDPVERRYEETVERYYLPAGSLVEEDGEEAVVDAESGEEPDVIAGGHIDLGELVAETLALVIDPYPRKPGASVAEIYPDLAGADGEDTGKKNPFAVLERLKKEMPSGGAKE; from the coding sequence ATGCCCGGGACGCAGACAGTGGAGTTCAGCCGGCCGCTGAGCGTCGAGGAGGTGCCTGTCGAGGGACAGGAGGTGGCGCTCGAGGCCGACGAGGAGGAGCGCGCCGCGCTTGCCGGACGCCTTGGCCTCGACGGGCTGAAGAGCCTGACCGCATATCTGAAGGTCGATGGCTGGCAGTCGGGGGGCTTGCATGTCTCCGGCAGCCTGGCGGCGGAGGCGGAGCAGACCTGTGTGGTCACGCTCGACCCGGTCGAGCGGCGCTATGAGGAGACTGTGGAGCGCTACTATCTGCCGGCCGGCAGCCTCGTGGAGGAGGATGGCGAGGAGGCCGTCGTCGATGCGGAAAGCGGCGAGGAGCCGGACGTGATCGCGGGCGGCCATATCGACCTCGGCGAGCTGGTGGCGGAGACGCTGGCGCTCGTCATCGATCCCTATCCCCGCAAGCCCGGCGCGAGCGTTGCGGAGATCTATCCGGATCTGGCCGGGGCCGACGGCGAGGACACCGGGAAGAAGAACCCCTTCGCCGTTCTGGAACGCCTGAAGAAGGAGATGCCCTCTGGCGGAGCGAAGGAGTGA